From the Lewinellaceae bacterium genome, one window contains:
- a CDS encoding T9SS type A sorting domain-containing protein yields the protein MPGDSINSITGEFYFVPVGYQVGVVCIKVEEFRAGVKIGEVTRDLQIAVVACNANNNTPVAATPGPNPMPATVNQQVCMNITISDPDTDMITVVYNNGIPTGTFTPPLPVGPFLNYTGVFCFTPVGADLNLNRFFTLWVADDNCPVPFSNTYTFDFSVGCDTPMITCPMDIIVATEPFACDASVTYPDPMVTSDCMFNLTQIEGLTSGSPFPIGTTVNTFVASTGPLKNDTCSFSITVLENGQSQSLQSTAKRAAAGLACQDHVNISLSSDCQRVITARDVLLTGSAGCIDRYNCEVFIPGSLTPIPGATLTYEHVGQTLTYVVEDIQSGGKCWGTLKLEDKLGPQIYCQNDTISCLQMSEREDLVVITDLCQPFPTTTDILEKQWTDLGCDDREFIGYLARKVRATDVWGNYAECRDTLFVRKETIDSLVCGPDTLIECTTEVVRNGKTVELLWNTGKNGDTYLDAQGYAHPWPTKGDGYFPAPYLKSTQSGQAPGYLIPVKTDAGPDFTNTGKCQIVFDYEDHVVPTCGRSYKIRRTWHIYDWCGQTDTTCVQWFKITDTEAPVIKEAYLNPIDDHGGTSCEEVPASLNRLAREKGALVACEVLKAEVDPHDCKATVILPDPRAWVLKDCDDVLDVYYEIEYVDPTHPGKVLLESGNIAEGETAHVYLPDGWHNVLYHIRDRCWNETLLLQGISVYDNTPPTPVCDEITQVTLDPEKCWARIYAKDLDDGSHDNCCDQLHFAVANMDSVNYWRQYWEDYYVSCLDSYDYHHYYDLIQQTIEEWINVFVFDDYIDVTECGNEQLILRVYEACDLPVYDPHTFYGGEHEWYWYNLSYKFAAWYLYRLNDYIHYGDPRAGLTCGLSSSIISTNPASTSSLIGLQIPEEFLWDFPLHAEICFPLGNTRGMRPIFDLFNEHGTYPSSICDYEFNPTTAEPEWINRVYNPYLNEVNTTISLGDNKRWHFPHLYSDCMIEVRKDDKTPPVVVAPEDVTVYCDGVPYWWELTKTYAGGTKTATVKGHGASFTHDVCEGEDALQTYCSSPDVYPEGTNTSGDIAEGPVCCVEIPWDGGDFGYYGGSVCGEYSYAGGVNCDEYSYWYHDHNWQPIYCRLWLMLDKYDNPDGGHPDPQSYFDETAEDWVITDNCWAPETEVEYSGSLNECGVGTLTKTVTATDKCGNTAYDTQTLYVKPRSDFEVIFPADVVVNCTDPGSLAADRTGAGYPEISDDDCELIGVTYSDERYDVTEGCYKILRTWKLIDWCVYSPDLHSRYPDVIVDDRLVANDSRCCIHRNLKDDGDGYMTYLQVIKVVDDEAPVIVCNELEETCILDNNCDAATVQYELLASGTDNCAAEEEIQYRYTVLADETTPVAYGQGHELTAELAVGTYGVWLVGKDRCGNEDSCYTTFTIRDCKNPTPYCYHGIATVVMSPSGEVEVWATDFDAGSYDNCTTADNLILSFTEDGETPSITFTCADIPDGRSQEIEVEIWVIDESGNKDFCTTTLLLQDNTGNACQDSSPLTESGSGVASPGQKVKGEGIRTPELYQNTPNPFSGETKIGFWLPESMTATLKVMDVTGKELYRVTGSYSSGNHLITLEAGSIPEVKGVLFYQLETERGVLNKRMVKVD from the coding sequence ATGCCTGGAGATTCCATCAATTCCATTACAGGAGAGTTCTATTTTGTTCCCGTTGGATACCAGGTTGGTGTCGTTTGCATTAAAGTGGAAGAATTCCGTGCCGGGGTTAAGATTGGTGAGGTAACTAGGGATCTGCAGATTGCAGTTGTGGCATGTAATGCCAATAATAACACTCCTGTGGCAGCTACCCCAGGTCCTAACCCCATGCCTGCTACCGTTAACCAACAAGTCTGCATGAATATCACGATCAGCGATCCCGACACCGACATGATTACGGTGGTTTACAATAATGGTATTCCGACCGGAACTTTTACACCTCCATTGCCGGTGGGGCCCTTCTTAAATTATACGGGAGTATTTTGTTTTACCCCAGTCGGCGCCGATCTGAATCTCAATCGATTTTTTACGCTTTGGGTAGCTGATGACAACTGCCCAGTACCATTTTCAAACACTTATACATTTGATTTTTCCGTTGGTTGTGACACACCAATGATAACATGTCCAATGGACATAATTGTGGCTACCGAACCATTTGCCTGCGATGCTTCAGTGACCTATCCTGATCCGATGGTTACGAGTGATTGTATGTTTAACCTCACACAAATTGAAGGTCTGACCTCAGGCAGTCCATTCCCAATAGGAACCACCGTCAATACCTTTGTTGCGAGCACTGGGCCTCTAAAGAACGATACCTGCTCTTTTTCCATTACGGTACTTGAGAATGGGCAGTCACAGTCCCTACAATCCACGGCAAAACGAGCGGCGGCAGGCCTGGCGTGCCAGGATCATGTGAACATCAGCCTGAGCAGTGACTGCCAGCGTGTGATCACCGCTCGTGATGTGCTGCTGACAGGTAGCGCCGGTTGTATCGACCGCTACAACTGCGAGGTGTTTATACCGGGATCACTGACACCCATCCCGGGAGCTACCCTGACTTACGAGCACGTCGGTCAGACCCTGACCTATGTGGTGGAAGACATCCAGTCGGGTGGCAAATGCTGGGGGACATTGAAACTGGAAGACAAACTGGGCCCACAAATTTATTGTCAGAACGATACGATCAGCTGCCTGCAGATGAGTGAGCGGGAAGACCTGGTCGTGATCACGGATCTGTGCCAGCCGTTCCCGACTACGACGGATATTCTGGAGAAGCAGTGGACGGATCTGGGTTGCGATGACCGCGAGTTCATCGGTTACCTGGCACGGAAAGTTAGAGCCACCGACGTTTGGGGCAACTACGCCGAATGCCGCGATACGCTCTTTGTACGCAAAGAGACGATCGACAGCCTGGTTTGCGGACCGGATACCCTGATCGAATGCACAACCGAAGTGGTCCGCAATGGCAAGACTGTAGAGTTATTATGGAATACGGGCAAGAACGGTGATACCTATCTGGATGCTCAGGGTTATGCGCATCCATGGCCAACAAAAGGAGATGGTTATTTCCCGGCTCCTTATCTGAAGAGCACTCAGTCAGGCCAGGCCCCCGGGTATCTAATTCCGGTCAAAACCGATGCAGGTCCTGACTTCACCAATACGGGCAAATGTCAGATCGTCTTCGATTACGAGGACCATGTCGTACCGACCTGTGGTCGCTCCTATAAAATCCGCCGGACCTGGCACATCTATGATTGGTGTGGACAAACCGATACGACCTGTGTCCAGTGGTTTAAGATTACGGATACCGAGGCGCCGGTGATAAAAGAAGCATACCTCAACCCGATCGATGATCATGGAGGCACGAGCTGTGAAGAAGTGCCTGCATCCTTGAATCGCCTTGCCCGTGAGAAGGGCGCCCTGGTAGCCTGTGAAGTGTTGAAAGCGGAGGTGGATCCCCACGACTGCAAAGCGACGGTTATTCTACCAGATCCACGGGCCTGGGTCTTGAAAGATTGCGATGATGTGCTGGATGTCTACTATGAGATTGAATACGTAGATCCGACCCATCCGGGAAAGGTGTTGCTGGAATCCGGAAACATCGCGGAAGGGGAGACGGCCCATGTCTATCTCCCTGACGGCTGGCATAATGTGTTGTACCACATCCGTGACCGGTGCTGGAACGAAACCTTGTTGCTGCAGGGCATCAGCGTCTACGACAACACGCCACCGACACCGGTGTGTGATGAGATCACCCAGGTGACCCTTGATCCGGAGAAATGCTGGGCCCGGATCTATGCGAAGGACCTGGACGATGGCAGCCATGATAATTGCTGTGACCAGTTGCATTTTGCAGTAGCAAATATGGATTCAGTGAATTATTGGCGGCAGTATTGGGAGGATTATTATGTTTCCTGCCTGGATTCATACGATTATCATCACTATTACGATCTCATTCAACAGACCATTGAAGAATGGATCAATGTTTTTGTGTTTGACGATTACATTGATGTGACTGAATGTGGTAACGAACAACTGATCCTACGGGTTTATGAAGCCTGCGATTTGCCGGTGTATGATCCCCATACATTTTATGGTGGTGAGCACGAATGGTATTGGTACAATTTGTCGTATAAATTTGCTGCCTGGTATCTTTACCGGTTAAATGATTACATCCATTATGGCGATCCGAGAGCAGGTCTAACCTGTGGATTGTCCTCGTCCATCATCAGTACCAATCCAGCATCCACCAGTTCATTAATTGGACTGCAAATACCGGAAGAATTTTTGTGGGACTTCCCGCTGCATGCCGAAATATGTTTTCCATTGGGTAATACAAGAGGCATGCGACCGATATTTGATCTGTTTAATGAGCATGGTACCTATCCGTCTTCGATATGTGATTACGAATTCAATCCCACCACCGCAGAGCCGGAATGGATCAACCGGGTGTATAACCCTTACCTCAATGAGGTGAATACCACCATTTCCCTGGGAGACAACAAGCGGTGGCACTTCCCGCACCTGTACAGCGACTGTATGATCGAAGTACGCAAGGATGACAAGACACCACCGGTGGTCGTAGCTCCTGAGGATGTGACGGTTTACTGCGATGGGGTGCCCTACTGGTGGGAGCTAACGAAAACCTATGCAGGAGGTACGAAGACCGCCACAGTTAAAGGTCATGGCGCTTCATTTACGCATGATGTGTGTGAAGGAGAAGATGCCTTACAGACTTATTGTTCTAGTCCGGACGTGTACCCGGAGGGAACAAATACATCCGGAGACATTGCTGAAGGGCCAGTATGTTGTGTGGAGATCCCCTGGGATGGCGGAGACTTCGGCTATTACGGTGGATCGGTCTGTGGGGAATACAGTTATGCCGGCGGCGTGAACTGCGATGAATACAGCTACTGGTACCACGATCACAACTGGCAGCCCATCTACTGCCGCTTGTGGCTGATGCTGGATAAATACGACAACCCGGACGGTGGACACCCGGATCCGCAAAGTTACTTTGACGAGACGGCTGAAGACTGGGTGATTACGGACAACTGCTGGGCGCCGGAAACGGAAGTGGAATACAGTGGCAGCCTGAACGAATGTGGGGTAGGGACGCTGACCAAGACGGTGACGGCCACCGACAAATGTGGTAACACCGCGTACGACACGCAGACGCTGTATGTGAAGCCACGCTCCGACTTTGAGGTGATCTTCCCGGCAGATGTGGTGGTGAACTGCACCGACCCGGGCAGCTTGGCGGCAGACCGTACGGGAGCAGGTTATCCGGAGATCAGCGACGACGACTGTGAGCTGATCGGGGTGACGTACTCGGATGAGCGTTACGATGTGACGGAAGGCTGCTATAAGATCCTGCGTACCTGGAAGCTGATTGACTGGTGTGTTTATTCACCGGACCTGCACAGCCGCTATCCGGATGTGATCGTCGATGACCGGTTGGTAGCGAATGACAGCAGATGCTGCATCCACCGGAACCTGAAGGATGACGGTGATGGTTATATGACGTACCTGCAGGTGATCAAGGTGGTGGACGATGAAGCACCGGTGATTGTATGCAATGAGCTGGAAGAGACCTGCATCCTGGACAACAACTGCGATGCAGCGACGGTACAGTATGAGTTGCTAGCCTCTGGCACGGACAACTGTGCTGCTGAAGAGGAGATCCAGTACCGCTACACGGTATTGGCCGATGAGACCACTCCAGTCGCTTATGGACAAGGTCATGAATTAACAGCAGAACTGGCGGTAGGTACCTATGGTGTCTGGCTGGTGGGTAAGGATCGTTGTGGCAATGAGGACAGCTGTTATACGACATTTACGATAAGAGACTGCAAGAACCCTACACCCTATTGCTACCATGGCATCGCTACAGTGGTGATGAGTCCATCCGGCGAAGTGGAGGTCTGGGCTACGGACTTTGATGCCGGCAGCTACGACAACTGTACGACAGCCGACAACCTGATCCTGAGCTTCACAGAAGACGGCGAGACACCAAGCATAACATTCACCTGTGCGGACATCCCGGATGGTCGTTCACAGGAGATTGAAGTGGAGATCTGGGTCATCGACGAATCAGGCAACAAGGACTTCTGCACCACGACGCTACTACTGCAGGACAACACCGGTAATGCCTGCCAGGACAGCAGTCCGTTGACGGAGTCAGGCTCCGGAGTAGCATCACCGGGACAAAAGGTAAAAGGAGAAGGGATAAGGACCCCAGAACTCTATCAGAACACGCCGAACCCATTCAGCGGGGAGACGAAGATCGGCTTCTGGTTGCCAGAATCCATGACAGCCACCCTGAAGGTGATGGATGTGACAGGTAAGGAGCTCTACCGGGTGACCGGTAGTTATTCAAGCGGTAATCATTTGATCACGCTGGAAGCTGGCAGCATCCCGGAAGTGAAAGGTGTGTTATTTTACCAACTGGAAACGGAAAGAGGGGTATTGAATAAACGTATGGTAAAGGTGGATTAA
- a CDS encoding HU family DNA-binding protein gives MNKGDLIDHIAEAAGITKAQASDALNAVIGGVESTLKAGGKVSLVGFGTFSVSERGAREGRNPQTGKVIKIAAKKNVRFKAGKALADSLN, from the coding sequence ATGAACAAAGGAGATTTGATCGATCACATTGCAGAAGCTGCAGGAATTACCAAAGCTCAAGCATCTGATGCTTTGAATGCAGTTATTGGTGGAGTTGAGTCCACATTGAAAGCTGGTGGAAAGGTTTCTTTGGTTGGCTTTGGAACGTTCTCTGTTTCCGAGCGTGGTGCCCGTGAAGGTAGAAACCCACAAACCGGTAAAGTGATCAAAATTGCTGCCAAGAAGAATGTTCGCTTCAAAGCAGGAAAAGCCTTAGCTGATTCTTTGAATTAA
- a CDS encoding ABC transporter permease gives MKSTNKEQWLRKYPRWVRWILGGWFSIALLVPFIANERGLMVRYQGQIYFPVFHQWGVDRGIARHEDYLRYRLHELPQDYQVLIGPLVPYRAETLDAANSNYRSPFGVQESASWYYRHWLGTDQLGRDALAGLLYGARTAWWVGMLATALSVILGLFFGLLAGYYGNDRSSVSRASVVAGGLLVVFALILNIGRTHHTVSFLVFCSWWALFIAAGLLLYSGFRRVPYLREKMVIPFDRLFLAVIGWFKSLPGLVVVMAVLPLFKNNGIWSLALLIGLFRWPLIGQYVRAEVLRIRHLPFMESVRLLGLSDGKILIKHALPNVWPPVIVNAAFGVGAAVAVESALSFLGLGLGLDQVTWGTMMNVGRNYFPAWWLTFFPGLALFMVVYVCNVLGDRWLARYNS, from the coding sequence ATGAAAAGTACGAATAAAGAACAGTGGCTAAGGAAGTATCCGCGATGGGTACGGTGGATCCTCGGAGGGTGGTTTAGCATAGCCCTACTGGTTCCTTTCATCGCCAATGAACGCGGGCTGATGGTTCGCTATCAGGGGCAAATCTATTTTCCGGTCTTCCACCAGTGGGGCGTTGATAGGGGCATAGCCCGGCATGAGGATTATCTACGTTACCGGCTACATGAACTGCCTCAGGATTACCAGGTACTGATCGGGCCCCTGGTTCCGTACCGGGCCGAAACCCTGGATGCCGCTAACAGTAATTACCGTTCACCCTTTGGGGTGCAAGAATCCGCATCGTGGTATTACCGGCATTGGCTGGGCACCGACCAGCTGGGTCGGGATGCTCTGGCTGGCTTGCTATATGGAGCTCGCACCGCCTGGTGGGTAGGCATGCTGGCTACGGCGCTTTCGGTAATCCTTGGATTGTTCTTTGGCTTGCTTGCAGGATATTATGGCAATGACCGGTCTTCTGTTTCCCGGGCTTCCGTTGTCGCCGGAGGACTTCTGGTCGTATTTGCTTTGATCTTGAATATAGGCCGGACTCACCACACGGTGTCCTTCCTGGTCTTTTGCTCCTGGTGGGCCCTGTTTATTGCTGCGGGCCTCTTATTGTATAGTGGATTCCGGCGGGTGCCTTATCTCCGGGAAAAAATGGTGATACCCTTTGACCGGTTATTTCTGGCCGTGATCGGATGGTTCAAGTCCTTGCCCGGACTGGTCGTGGTAATGGCGGTATTGCCATTGTTTAAAAATAACGGGATTTGGTCCCTGGCCTTGCTGATCGGGTTGTTTCGCTGGCCCCTAATCGGACAATACGTCCGGGCTGAGGTGCTTCGTATCCGGCATTTGCCTTTCATGGAGTCGGTTCGGCTGCTGGGGTTATCTGACGGAAAGATCCTGATCAAACATGCTTTGCCCAACGTATGGCCACCGGTTATTGTCAATGCGGCCTTTGGAGTAGGCGCTGCCGTGGCGGTGGAAAGTGCCCTGTCATTCCTGGGTTTAGGGCTGGGATTGGATCAGGTGACGTGGGGTACCATGATGAATGTGGGAAGAAATTACTTTCCTGCATGGTGGCTCACGTTTTTCCCCGGCCTTGCTCTCTTTATGGTGGTGTACGTGTGTAATGTGTTGGGCGACCGTTGGTTAGCACGATACAACTCGTGA